In one window of Streptomyces sp. NBC_01224 DNA:
- a CDS encoding sensor histidine kinase translates to MDVNAAVAAAAAIGGACTGVIAMLAFRWSERDQKKPTRTSLRPDSNAPLPPGVDTVLSVLSSSAVVLDESDSVVKASSAAYALGLVRGGRLAVDAMLNMARDTRRDGEIRQVELDLPRRGTGRGEALAVSARVAPLGSRLVLLLVEDLTEARRIEAVRRDFVANVSHELKTPVGALSLLSEAVMDASDDPEAVERFAGRMQIEATRLTNLVQEIIDLSRVQNDDPLEDAEPVRVDELVAEAIDRCRQQAGSKQITMAAGGTAELRIWGNRGQLAAALGNLVENAVNYSPARTRVGIAARRLSVPGGDQIEIAVTDQGIGISEKDRERVFERFYRVDPARSRATGGTGLGLAIVKHVAASHGGEVTVWSSEGQGSTFTLRLPEAGSVRERDRSSGGPLIVNGDEGPCGPAHPDTLDPFPAPEVLP, encoded by the coding sequence ATGGACGTGAACGCGGCAGTCGCCGCAGCTGCGGCGATCGGCGGTGCGTGTACCGGCGTGATCGCCATGCTGGCGTTCCGCTGGAGCGAGCGCGACCAGAAGAAGCCGACGCGCACCTCCCTGCGGCCCGACAGCAATGCCCCGCTGCCCCCGGGGGTGGACACGGTCCTGTCCGTGCTCAGCTCCTCCGCGGTCGTGCTCGACGAGAGCGACAGCGTGGTCAAGGCCAGCTCCGCCGCCTATGCGCTGGGCCTGGTCAGGGGCGGGCGGCTCGCTGTCGACGCGATGCTGAACATGGCCAGGGACACCCGCCGGGACGGTGAGATACGGCAGGTCGAACTAGACCTCCCCAGGCGCGGTACGGGCCGCGGCGAGGCCCTCGCGGTCTCCGCCCGGGTCGCCCCGCTGGGCTCCCGTCTGGTGCTCCTGCTGGTCGAGGACCTCACCGAGGCCCGCCGCATAGAAGCGGTACGGCGCGACTTCGTCGCCAACGTCAGCCATGAGCTCAAGACCCCGGTCGGCGCGCTCTCCCTGCTCTCCGAGGCCGTGATGGACGCTTCCGACGACCCGGAGGCGGTGGAGCGGTTCGCGGGGCGGATGCAGATCGAGGCGACCCGGCTGACCAACCTCGTACAGGAGATCATCGACCTCTCCCGGGTGCAGAACGACGACCCGCTGGAGGACGCCGAGCCGGTCCGGGTGGACGAGCTGGTGGCCGAGGCCATCGACCGCTGCCGCCAGCAGGCCGGCTCGAAGCAGATCACCATGGCAGCGGGCGGCACCGCGGAGCTCCGCATCTGGGGCAACCGCGGCCAGCTCGCAGCGGCGCTCGGCAACCTCGTCGAGAACGCCGTCAACTACAGCCCCGCCCGTACCCGAGTGGGCATCGCCGCCAGGCGACTGTCCGTACCCGGCGGGGACCAGATCGAGATAGCCGTGACCGACCAGGGCATCGGTATCTCGGAGAAGGACCGCGAGCGGGTCTTCGAACGCTTCTACCGCGTCGACCCGGCCCGCTCACGGGCCACCGGTGGCACCGGCCTCGGCCTCGCCATCGTCAAGCACGTGGCCGCCTCGCACGGCGGGGAGGTCACGGTCTGGAGCTCGGAGGGCCAGGGCTCCACTTTCACCCTGCGGCTGCCCGAAGCGGGCTCCGTACGGGAACGGGACCGCAGCTCGGGCGGACCGCTCATCGTCAACGGCGACGAGGGCCCCTGCGGACCCGCTCACCCCGACACCCTTGATCCATTCCCTGCCCCGGAGGTCCTTCCGTGA